Proteins from one Microtus pennsylvanicus isolate mMicPen1 chromosome 7, mMicPen1.hap1, whole genome shotgun sequence genomic window:
- the Wnt2b gene encoding protein Wnt-2b, which yields MLRPRGAEEAAQLAPRRARVLVPASRPAAPDVSPASTRLGLACLLLLLLLTLPARVDTSWWYIGALGARVICDNIPGLVSRQRQLCQRYPDIMRSVGEGAREWIRECQHQFRHHRWNCTTLDRDHTVFGRVMLRSSREAAFVYAISSAGVVHAITRACSQGELSVCSCDPYTRGRHHDQRGDFDWGGCSDNIHYGVRFAKAFVDAKEKRLKDARALMNLHNNRCGRTAVRRFLKLECKCHGVSGSCTLRTCWRALSDFRRTGDYLRRRYDGAVQVTATQDGANFTAARQGYRHATRTDLVYFDNSPDYCVLDKAAGSLGTAGRVCSKTSKGTDGCEIMCCGRGYDTTRVTRVTQCECKFHWCCAVRCKECRNTVDVHTCKAPKKAEWLDQT from the exons ATGCTGAGGCCGCGGGGTGCGGAGGAAGCCGCGCAGCTCGCCCCTCGGCGTGCCCGCGTCCTGGTCCCCGCATCCAGACCCGCGGCTCCCGACGTGTCTCCGGCTTCCACCCGCCTGGGTCTTGCCTgcctgctactgctgctgctgctgactcTACCGGCCCGTGTAGACACATCCTGGTG GTACATAGGGGCACTGGGAGCCCGAGTGATCTGTGACAACATCCCTGGTTTGGTGAGCCGGCAGCGGCAGCTGTGCCAGCGCTACCCAGACATCATGcgttcagtgggtgaaggtgccCGAGAATGGATCCGAGAGTGTCAGCACCAGTTCCGCCATCACCGCTGGAATTGCACCACACTGGACCGGGACCACACTGTCTTTGGCCGTGTCATGCTTAGAA GTAGCCGGGAGGCCGCGTTTGTTTATGCCATCTCGTCAGCAGGAGTGGTTCACGCTATCACTCGGGCCTGTAGCCAGGGTGAACTGAGTGTGTGCAGCTGTGACCCATACACCCGCGGTCGGCACCATGACCAGCGAGGGGACTTTGATTGGGGTGGCTGTAGTGACAACATCCACTATGGTGTCCGCTTTGCCAAGGCTTTTGTGGATGCCAAAGAGAAGAGGCTTAAGGATGCCCGGGCCCTCATGAACCTGCATAACAACCGCTGCGGTCGCACG gctgTGCGGCGCTTTCTGAAGCTGGAATGTAAGTGTCACGGCGTGAGTGGCTCCTGCACACTACGCACCTGCTGGAGGGCACTCTCAGACTTCCGCCGCACTGGTGACTACCTGAGGCGGAGGTATGATGGGGCTGTACAGGTGACCGCCACCCAGGATGGCGCCAATTTCACAGCAGCCCGCCAAGGCTATCGCCATGCCACCCGGACTGATCTGGTCTACTTTGACAACTCCCCTGACTACTGTGTCCTGGACAAGGCTGCAG GTTCCCTAGGTACCGCAGGCCGTGTCTGCAGCAAGACCTCTAAAGGAACAGATGGTTGCGAAATCATGTGTTGTGGCCGAGGGTACGACACAACTCGGGTCACCCGCGTCACCCAGTGCGAGTGCAAATTCCACTGGTGTTGTGCTGTGCGGTGCAAAGAGTGCAGGAACACTGTGGACGTCCACACTTGCAAGGCTCCTAAGAAGGCAGAGTGGCTGGACCAGACCTGA